The Klebsiella africana sequence AACCTGCAGGAAGGCTTCCCGCTGGTGACCACCAAGCGCTGTCATTTACGCTCCATCATCCATGAACTGCTGTGGTTCCTGCAGGGAGACACCAACATCGCCTATCTGCACGACAACAACGTCACCATCTGGGATGAGTGGGCAGATGAAAATGGCGACCTGGGGCCGGTTTACGGTAAACAGTGGCGTTCCTGGCCTGCGCCGGATGGCCGCCATATCGACCAGATCAGCACGGTGATGAACCAGCTGAAAAACGACCCGGATTCCCGCCGGATCATCGTGTCGGCGTGGAACGTCGGTGAACTGGATAAAATGGCGCTGGCGCCGTGCCACGCCTTCTTCCAGTTCTACGTCGCCGACGGCAAGCTCTCCTGCCAGCTGTATCAGCGCTCCTGCGACGTATTCCTCGGCCTGCCGTTCAATATCGCCAGCTACGCGCTGCTGGTGCATATGGTGGCGCAGCAGTGCGATCTGCAGGTCGGTGATTTCGTCTGGACCGGCGGCGATACTCACTTGTACAGCAACCATCTCGAGCAGACTCACCTGCAGCTGAGCCGCGAACCGCGTCCGCTGCCGAAGCTGGTCATCAAGCGCAAACCGGCGTCGATTTTCGACTACCGCTTTGAAGACTTCGAGATTGAAGGTTACGATCCGCACCCAGGCATTAAAGCGCCGGTAGCGATTTAACCCCCCCGTAGAGATAACCAACCGGCGCCCGATGGCGCCGGTTTTTTTATGCCCTTTGCACCACATCCCGATGGGGTATCTCCATTGCCGCAGGGATAAGATCGATTTCACCTGATCCCAGGCCACAGACGGTTGCGGTGGGGGAAGTTGGGTAGATGCTCGCAAAAAAATGTTCTGCTGTTGGTGATACAAACCTTTTTTGCGTATCTGGCCGGAAAAGCCATTTTCCGTCGTCGCGCCAGGGCCAATCGCCGCGGCATACTCGACACCATGAACAGAGAACATGGTTATACCCTGATGGAAACCCTGGTAACGCTGACGTTAATGATGATCCTCAGCGTCGGCGGCCTGTACGGCTGGCAGCGCTGGCAGCAGCAGCAACGACTGTGGCAAACCGCCGCCCAGGTGCGGGATTTTCTGCTCTTTCTGCGCGATGACGCCAACGCGTACAACCGGGACCGTTTGCTTCGCATCGGCCAGGACGAGGCGGGCTGGTGCCTGAGTGCGCAGGGGGAAGGGGCGGACTGCACCGCCGGGTCGGCCTTCACGCTGCGTCCGCGCTGGCCGGGGATCACGCTGGTCGGTGTTACGCCTGGTCTGGGGTTTTATGGTCTGCGCAGCACCGCCTGGGCGGGGAATCTGCGGCTGCAGAGCGCGGCCGGCAGCTGGAGCATCGTGATCTCACACTGGGGGCGGATTCGTTTATGCCCCAGCGACAGCGCAGGGGGATGTCAGTGAACAGTCGCGGATTTTCCCTGGCGGAGGCGCTGATCGCCATGGCGATCGGCTCGCTGCTGCTGATGGGGGCCTGCCGCTTTCTGCCTGCCCTGCAGCGTCATATTCTGCGCCAGGGCGAACAGCTGGCCCTGGAGAACGAGCTGTGGCAGCGCGTGCATGCCCTGGGAAAACATCTGCAGCGCGCCGGGTACTGCCGGGGAGCGTGCGGCGAAGCCGGGCTGGAGCTAGCCGCCGGCGGCGAGTGTCTGATTGTGCGCTGGGATGCGAACAGCAACGGGAGATGGGAAACCTCCCCCGCGGCAGCGGCGGAGAGCACCGGCTTTCGCCTGCGCGACGGCGCGCTGGAGACCTTGCGCGGGGCCAGCGACTGCCGCGGCGGCGGATGGGAGAAAATCACCAACCCGGGCGCCATTGTGGTGACGCGCTTCTCGGTACAACGTCAGGTCACCCCGGGCTTTGCGCCGGAGCTGAGCGTGACGCTGGCGGCGCGCTCTGCCCGGCAGGCGGGGCTGGTGAGTGAGGTGGAGCAGCGAGTGACGGGGTATAACCTGTGATCCGCCAGCGAGGAATGTCGTCGCTGCTGATGGTGCTTCTGTTGCTGACTCTCGGCAGCCTGCTTCTTGAGGGGCTTAACCTGCAGCAGCGGGCGCTGCTGGCGCAAACCGCCAGCGAAACGCAGGCGATCCGCAATACGGCGATGGCCCATTCGGCGCTGCAGTGGGGAAAACAGCAAGTCTGGTCGGCGCAGGTGGCGCTGGCCTGTCGGGAGCAGACGCAGCAGGGCTGGCGCGCCTGTCTGCGTATCTTCGGCGACGGCTCACTGTTGCTCAGCAGCGCCAGCGGCGAGGTGCAGGTCTGGCAGTCCGGCGAGGTGCGCGGTGGGCAGGTGCGTTTTTCCGCCCACGGCTGGAGCGATTTTTGCCCGCTCAGGGAGGTGAGCTTATGTCAAATGCCCTGAAGCGTCAGCGGGGGTTTAGCCTGCCGGAGACCGTGCTGGCGATGGCGCTGATGGTGCTGACGGTCACCGCGCTGGGCGGCTATCAGCGCGGAATGGCGCAAGGAACTGTCCAGTTGAACCAGACCCGTCAACTGTGGCGCGACGCGTGGCGCTATAGCCAGCTCTCCGCGCCACCGTCGCCGGCACGCGGGCAGGTAAGCCGTATGCAGACATCGAGGCAAAGATGTGTCAGCATCACGGTAACGATCAGTATGCCCGTTGCAAAGCGGGTGCAGATGACCCGGCTGCATTGCCCGGTCAGCCAGTAGTCAGGAGCAATTATGTTAAGGGTATACCACTCAAACCGGCTGGATGTTCTCGAGGCGTTGATGGAGTTTATCGTCGAGCGCCAGCGGCTGGATGACCCTTTTCAGGCCGAAATGGTGCTGGTGCAGAGTACCGGCATGGCGCAGTGGCTGCAGATGACCCTGGCCTCGCGCTTCGGGATTGCCGCCAATATCGAGTTCCCGCTGCCGGCAAGCTTTATCTGGGATATGTTCGTGCGTGTTCTGAAAGATATTCCGGGCGAAAGCGCTTTCAGCAAGCAGAGCATGAGCTGGAAGCTGATGACCCTCCTGCCGCAGCACCTGGAGGAAGACGATTTTATCCTGCTTCGCCAGTATCTGAGCGATGACGGCGACAAGCGCAAGCTGTTTCAACTCGCCGCCCGGGTGGCAGACCTCTATGACCAGTACCTCGTCTATCGCCCGGAGTGGCTGATGCGCTGGGAGGCCGGCCAGCGGGTGGAAGGCCTCGGCGATGCCCAGCAGTGGCAGGCGCCGCTGTGGAAAGCGCTGGTGAGCTACACCGCCGAGCTGGGGCAGCCGCAGTGGCACCGCGCCAATCTCTACCAGCGTTTTATCAGTACCCTGGAAAAAGCGGAAGAACCGCCCGCCGGGCTGCCGTCGCGCGTCTTCATCTGCGGGATTTCCGCGCTGCCGCCGGTCTATCTGCAGGCGCTGCAGGCGTTGGGTAAGCATGTCGATGTCTATGTCTTGTTTACCAACCCCTGCCGCTACTACTGGGGAGATATTAAGGATCCGGCGTTTCTGGCGAAGCTGCTATCGCGTCAGCGGCGTCATCACCGCGAGGCGCGCGCGCTACCCCTGTTTCGCGACACCGAGCAGGCGCCGGGGTTGTTTAATGACGCCGGGGAACAGGATGTCGGCAACCCGTTGCTCGCCTCCTGGGGCAAACTGGGGCGCGACTATATCTACCTGCTGGCAGGGCTGGAGCGCTATGAGGAGCTGGACGCTTTTGTCGACATCGCCCCCGATAACCTGTTGCATAACCTGCAGTCGGATATCCTCGAACTGCGCAACGCGGCGGTGGCCGGGCAGAGCGCAGAGGCGTTCGCCCACAGTCGCGACAAACGTCCGCTGGCGCTGGATGACCGCAGTCTGAGCATACACGTCTGCCACAGTCCGCAGCGCGAAGTGGAGGTTCTGCACGATAGGCTACTGGCGATGCTGGAGGCAGATCCGACGCTCACACCGCGGGATATCATCGTCATGGTGGCGGATATCGACAGCTACAGCCCCTATATACAGGCGGTGTTTGGCGCTGCCAGCGGCGATCGCTGGCTGCCGTGGGCAATCTCCGACCGGCGCGCCCGCGAGTCACACCCGGTGCTGCAGGCGTTTATTACGCTGCTCTCGCTGCCGGACAGCCGCTTCGCCAGCGAAGATGTGCTGGCGCTGCTGGACGTCCCGGTGCTGGCGGCGCGCTTTAATATCACGGAAGAAGGGCTGCGCTACCTGCGCCAGTGGGTGAACGAGTCCGGCGTCCGCTGGGGAATGGATGACGACAACGTCCGCGAGCTGGATCTGCCGGCGACCGGGCAGCATACCTGGCGGTTCGGCCTCACCCGCATGCTGTTGGGCTACGCGATGGACAGCCGCGAGGGAGAATGGCAGTCGGTGCTGCCGTATGACGAATCCAGCGGTTTGATCGCCGAACTGGTGGGCAACCTCGCGTCGCTGCTGATGCAGCTTAATCTGTGGCGACGCGGCCTGGCCCAGCAGCGGCCGCTGGCGGAGTGGCTGCCGGTCTGTCGCGATCTGCTCAATGACTTTTTCCTGCCGGACAGTGAGACCGAAGCGGCGCTGGCGCTGATTGAGCAGCAGTGGCTGGCGGTTATTGATAGCGGTCTGGAGGCGCAGTATGGCGAGCAGGTGCCGCTGACGCTGCTGCGCGATGAGCTGGCCCAGCGCCTCGATCAGCAGCGGATCAGCCAGCGCTTTCTTGCCGGCCCGGTCAACATCTGCACCCTGATGCCGATGCGTTCGATTCCCTTTAAGGTGGTATGCCTGCTGGGGATGAATGACGGGGTTTATCCGCGCACGCTGCCGCCGCTGGGCTTTGATTTAATGAGTCAGAAGCCGCAGCGCGGCGACCGCAGCCGGCGCGATGATGACCGCTATCTGTTCCTCGAGGCGCTGATGTCCGCCGAACAGACGCTGTATATTAGCTATATCGGACGTTCGATCCAGGACAACAGCGAGCGCTTTCCTTCGGTGCTGGTGCAGGAGCTGGTGGATTACATTGGCCAGAGTCACTGTCTCGCTGGCGACGAGGAGCTTGATTGCGACGCCAGCGAGGCGCGGGTTAAAGCCCATATCACCCACCTGCATACACGCATGCCGTTCGACGTCGCTAATTTCCAGGAAGACGAGAACAAAAGCTACGCCCGCGAATGGCTGGCCGCCGCCGGCCAGCAAGGGGAAGCGCATAGCGACTTCATTCAGCCGCTCACCGCGCCGCCGATTGACAGCCTGCCGTTCGATCAGCTCTTACGCTTCTGGCAGCACCCGGTACGCGCGTTCTTTCAGCAGCGTTTGCGGGTCAATTTCCGCGCCGAAGAGGACGATATTCCAGACGACGAGCCCTTCACTCTTGAAGGGCTGAGCCGTTATCAACTGAATCAGCAACTGCTTAATACGCTTATCGAGGAGCAGGACGTCTCAGCCATGTTCCGCCGCTTTCGCGCCGCCGGCGAGCTGCCGTATGGCGCCTTTGGCGAGCTGGTCTGGGAGACGCAGCGCCTGGAGATGCAGGCCCTGGCCGAGCGGGTGATGGCCGAGCGCCAGCAGGCGCAGAGCATGGAGATCGATCTCCAGTGCGGCGGCGTGAACCTGACCGGCTGGCTGCAGCAGGTGCAGCCGGACGGTCTGCTGCGCTGGCGGCCTTCGCTGCTGAGCGTCTCCCAGGGGATGCAACTTTGGCTGGAACACCTTGTCTACTGTGCCAGCGGCGGCACCGGCGAGAGCCGGCTGTTTGTGCGGAAAGAGGGAGAGTGGCGCTTCCCGGCGCTGGCGCCCGCCGAGGCGCAGGCGTACCTTAATGCGCTGGTGGATGGCTATTTGCTGGGGATGTCGCAGCCGCTGCTGCTGCTGCCGGAAAGCGGTGGCGCCTGGCTGAAAGCCTGTTACGACACCGAAAAGGATGTCATCTTAATGGACGAAGAGACGCAGCAGAAAGCGCGGAGCAAATTCCTGCAGACCTACGAAGGTAACATGGTGGTCAGCGGGGAGGGCGCCGATATCTGGTATCAACGCCTGTGGCGTTCGCTGGAGCCGAAGCATTACGAAGAAATCATTGCCCAGACGCAGCGTTATCTGTTACCGCTATATCGTTACCATCGGTCCACACAAATTTAAATAGTATAAAAATTGCGCAGTGAATGGCGGTTCATTTAATATGCGCAACGTATCACGGACTGATGGACATAAAAGGCTGCACGCTGTGCAGCGCAAGTTTGTTAATGATGAGGTTCGTGAATGCCCCGCAGTTTATGGTTCAAGGTTTTTGTTGTGCTGGCCGCCCTCTGGGCGCCGTTTAGTCAGGCCGACACCGGATGGCAGCCGATTCAGGAGACGATCCGCAAAAGCGAAAAAGATACGCGTCAGTATCAGGCGATCCGCCTTGATAACGACATGGTCGTGCTGCTGGTTTCCGATCCGCAGGCGGTGAAATCGCTGTCGGCGCTGGTGGTGCCGGTGGGATCCCTGCAGGATCCGGCCGATCATCAGGGGCTGGCGCATTTTCTGGAACATATGACGCTGATGGGGTCGCAAAAATATCCCCAGCCTGACAGCCTTGCAGAGTTTCTTAAACTGCACGGCGGCAGCCATAACGCCAGCACCGCGCCTTACCGCACCGCGTTTTATCTCGAAGTGGAAAATGATGCGCTGGACGGGGCCGTAGATCGCCTGGCCGACGCTATCGCCGCGCCGCTGCTGGATAAAAAATATGCCGACCGCGAACGTAACGCGGTCAACGCCGAGCTGACGATGGCCCGGACGCGAGACGGGATGCGCATGGCCCAGGTCAGCGCGGAGACCATCAACCCGGCTCACCCGGCGGCCCACTTCTCCGGTGGCAACCTCGAGACGCTCAGCGATAAGCCCGGCAGCCCGGTACTTGATGCGCTGCATACCTTCCGCGATAGCTGGTACTCCGCCAACCTGATGAAAGCGGTGATCTACAGCAACAAGCCGTTGCCGGCGCTGGCGCGGATGGCTGCTGACACCTTTGGCCGCGTGCCGAATCGTCAGATCAGCAGGCCGGAAATTACCGTCCCGGTGGTCACGGATGCGCAAAAAGGCATCATTATTCACTATGTGCCGGCGATGCCGCGTAAAGTGCTGCGCGTCGAGTTTCGCATCGACAACAACAGCGATCGCTTCCGCAGTAAAACTGATGAGCTGGTCACCTATCTTATTGGCAACCGCAGCCCGGGTACGCTCTCTGACTGGCTGCAAAAGCAGGGGCTGGCGGAAGGGATCCGCGCCGATTCCGATCCGGTGGTAAACGGCAACAGCGGCGTACTGGCGATCTCTGCCACCCTCACCGATAAAGGCCTGGCGCACCGCGACGAAGTGACGGCGGCCATTTTCAGCTACCTCAACCTCCTGCGTACTCAGGGTATCGATAAACGGTACTTCGACGAACTGGCGCATGTGCTGGCGCTGGATTTCCGCTATCCGTCGATCAACCGCGACATGGACTACGTGGAATGGCTGGCGGATACCATGATCCGAGTGCCGGTCGAGCATGCGCTGGACGTAGTGAATATTGCCGACCAGTACGACCCGCAGGCGATCAAAGACCGGCTGGCGATGATGACCCCGCAGAACGCCCGTATCTGGTATATCAGTCCCCAGGAGCCGCATAACAAGACGGCCTATTTTGTCGATGCGCCGTATCAGGTGGATAAGATTAGCGAGCAGACCTTCGCTGACTGGCAGCAAAAATCACAGGCCATCAAGCTGCAGCTGCCGGTGCTCAACCCCTATATTCCGGATGATTTCACCCTCATCAAAAGTGATAAAGCCTGGCCGCATCCGCAGCTGATCCTTGATGAACCGACGCTGCGGGTGGTGTATGCCCCGAGCCAGTATTTTGCCAGCGAGCCGAAGGCGGACATCTCCCTGGTGCTGCGTAACCCCCAGGCGATGGACAGCGCTCGCCGGCAGGTGATGTTTGCCCTCAACGATTATCTCGCCGGCATCGCCCTCGACCAGCTCAGTAACCAGGCGGCGGTCGGCGGCATTTCGTTCTCCACCGGCGCTAATAACGGATTAATGGTTAATGCCAACGGCTATACCCAGCACCTTCCGGCGCTGTTCAGCGATTTGTTGCAGGGATACTTCAGCTATACGCCGACCGAGGAGCAGCTGGAGCAGGCCAAATCCTGGTATGCGCAGATGATGGACTCCGCCGAGAAAGGCAAAGCCTACGATCAGGCGATAATGCCGATCCAGATGGTCTCCCAGGTGCCGTACTTCCAGCGCGAAGTGCGCCGGGCGCTGCTGCCCTCCATCACCCTTAAAGAGGTGCTCGACTACCGCGCCAACCTGAAAACCAAGGGGCGTCCTGAACTGATGGTGATCGGCAATATGACCGCCGATGCCGCCACGACGCTGGCCCGCCAGATCCAGCAGCAGCTGGGCGCTGACGGCAACGAATGGTGCCGTAATAAAGACGTGGTGGTGAACCGGCAGCAGCTGGCGATCTTCAACAAAGCGGGCAACAGCACCGACTCTGCGCTGGCCGCGGTGTTCGCGCCGCCCAACGTGGATGAGTTCAGCAGCACCGCCGCCAGCACCCTGCTGGGGCAGATTATTCAGCCGTGGTTCTACAACCAGCTGCGTACTGAAGAGCAGCTCGGCTACGCGGTCTTTGCCTTCCCGATGAACGTGGGGCGCCAGTGGGGCATGGGCTTCCTGCTGCAGAGTAGCGATAAGCAGCCAGCCTTCCTCTGGCAGCGGTTCCAGGCCTTCTTCCCCACCGCGGAGGCGAAGCTGCGGGCGATGAAGCCGGAAGAGTTTGCCCAGCTCCAGCAGGCGGTGATAAGCCAGATGCTGCAGGCACCGCAGACGCTGGGCGATGAAGCCTCGAAACTGAGCAAAGATTTCGATCGCGGTAATATGCGTTTTGATTCACGTGATAAAGTAGTGGCTCAGATTAAACTGCTGACGCCGCAAAAACTTGCCGACTTCTTCCATCAGACGGTGGTGGATCCGCAGGGCATGACGATATTGTCCCAGATTTCCGGTAGCCAGAATGGCAAAGCGGACTATGCCCAGCCGAAAGGCGGCAAAGTGTGGGAAAACGTCAGCGCATTGCAGCAATCCTTACCCCTGATGCGAGAGAATGAATGACCGATACCGCTGAGTCTTTGGATCCCCTGCGCTTGCCCCTGATCGGCGAGCGCCTGATAGAAGCCTCTGCGGGCACCGGAAAAACCTTTACCATCGCCGCGCTATATCTGCGGCTGCTGTTGGGGCTGGGCGGTGAGGCCGCCTATCCCCGCGCCATCAGCGTTGAAGAGCTACTGGTGGTGACCTTTACCGAGGCGGCGACCGAAGAGCTGCGCGGGCGTATCCGCAGCAACATCCACGAACTGCGCATCGCCTGCCTGCGCGGCGAATCCGACAATCCGCTCTACAGCGCGTTGTTGGCGGAGATCGCTGATAAAGACGACGCTGCGAAGACGCTGCTGCTGGCTGAACGGCAGATGGACGAGGCGGCGGTATTCACCATCCACGGCTTTTGCCAACGGATGCTGAGCCTTAACGCCTTCGAGTCGGGCATGCTGTTCGAGCAGCAGCTGATCGAGGATGAATCCCGCCTGCGCTATCAGGCATGCGCCGATTTCTGGCGCCGCCACTGCTATCCCCTGACCCGTGATATCGCGGCGGTGATCCACGACGTCTGGAAAGGGCCGCGCGATCTGCTGAAGTCCCTTGACCGCTGGCTGCAGGGCGAAGCGCCGCAGCTTAAGTCGCCGCCAGCCCCCAACGAGACGCTGGCCGAACGCCATCAGCAGATCATCGCCCGCATTGACTCGCTCAAGCAGCAGTGGCGCGAGCAGGTGGGCGAGATCGAAAGCGTGCTGGAAAATTCCGGCCTTGACCGGCGGAAGTTTAATCGCGGCAACCAGGGCAAGTGGATGGAGAGAGTGAACGCCTGGGCGCAGGAAGAGACGTTGAGCTACCAGTTGCCCGACGCGCTGGAGAAATTTGCCCAGTCGTTTCTGCTCGAGCGCACCAAAGCCGGTGGCGAACCGCCAGTGCATCCCCTGTTTAGCGCCGTAGAGTCGCTGCTGGCCTCCTCGCTGACGCTCACCGATCTGGTACTGGCGAGAGCGATGGTCGAGATCCGCGATGCAGTCGCGCGCGAAAAGCGCCGCCGCGGCGAGCTGGGGTTTGACGATATGCTCAGCCGGCTTGACGAGGCGCTGCGCGGCGACAGCGGCGAGGCGCTGGCCAGCGCCATTCGCCAGCGTTTTCCGGTGGCGATGATCGATGAATTTCAGGACACCGACCCCCAGCAGTACCGGATTTTTCGCCGCATCTGGCGCCAGCAGCCGGAGACGGCGCTGCTGCTGATCGGCGATCCGAAGCAGGCCATCTACGCCTTTCGCGGCGCCGATATCTTTACCTATATGAAAGCGCGCGGCGACGTTGCCGCGCACTACACCCTTGATACCAACTGGCGCTCATCGCCGGGCATGGTGGGCAGCGTCAATCGGCTGTTCAGCCTCAGCGATAACCCCTTCATGTTCCGCGAGATCCCGTTTCTGCCGGTGAAGGCGGCGGCAAAGAATCAGGGCCTGCGCTTTACCGTGGATGCGGCGGACGTACCGGCGATGAACGTCTGGCTGATGCCCGGCGACACCGTCGGGTCTGGCGATTATCAGACCTTTATGGCGCAGCTCTGCGCCACGCAGATCCGCGACTGGCTGAGCGCCGGTCAGCAGGGGCGCGCGCTGCTGTGGCGCGGGGAAACCTCGCGCCCGGTGCAGGCTTCAGATATTACCGTGCTGGTGCGCAACCGGCTGGAGGCGGCGCAGGTGCGTGAAGCGCTGCAGACGCTGGGCATCCCCTCGGTCTACCTCTCCAACCGCGACAGCGTTTTTGAGACGCTGGAGGCCCAGGAGCTGCTCTGGCTGCTGCAGGCGGTGCTGGCCCCGGAGCGGGAAAATACCCTGCGCAGCGCGCTGGCGACCTCCATGTTTGGCCTGACCGCGCTGGATATTGAAAATCTGAACCAGGACGAGCAGGCGTGGGACGCGCTGGTAGAGGAGTTCAGCGAATACCGCCAGATCTGGCGGCAGCTCGGGGTGATGCCGATGCTGCGGGCGTTGATGACGGCCCGGCATATCGCCGAGAATCTGCTGGCGACGCGCGGCGGCGAGCGGCGCTTAACCGACATTCTGCATATTAGCGAATTGCTGCAGGAGGCGGCCAGCCAGCTGGAAAGCGAGCATGCCCTGGTGCGCTGGCTGGCGCAGCATATCGCCGAGCCGGACAGCAACGCCGCAAGCCAGCAGATGCGTCTCGAAAGCGATAAGCACCTGGTGCAAATTGTCACCATTCACAAGTCAAAAGGGCTGGAATACCCCCTGGTCTGGCTGCCGTTTATCGCCCGGTTTCGTAAACAGGACCAGGCGTTTTACCACGATCGCGAGACGTTCGCGGCGGTGCTGGATTTGGGCCAGGATGAGGCCAGCCTCGAGCTGGCGGAGGCGGAACGACTGGCGGAAGATCTGCGCCTGCTGTACGTCGCCCTGACCCGCGCGGTCTGGCACTGCAGCCTCGGCGTGGCGCCGCTCAGTAGCCGGAAATCCGGCAACAGCGATTTCCACCTCAGCGCGCTGGGGCGGCTGTTACAGGCGGGCGAAGCCATGGACGCCGCCGGGCTGACCGCGCAGCTGGCAGACTTCTGTCATGGCGATATTGCATTACAGAGACCGGGCGAGCTGGATCTCACCCCGTGGCAGGCGCCCGCGGCGACCATCCCCCCGCTGTCGGCGCGTGAGCTACAGCGCCGTATCGCCGACGACTGGCGGGTGACCAGCTACTCCGGGCTGCAGCAGCATGGTTTCAGCGGCGGGCAGGATCTGCTGCCGCGTCTGGATGTCGATGCCGCCGGCGTCGGTGAAGTGGTGGAAGAGCCGCAGTTGACTCCGCACCAGTTCCCGCGCGGCGCCGCGCCGGGGACCTTCCTGCACAGCTTGTTTGAGGAGCTGGACTTCACCCAGCCGGTGCCGGACGGATGGATGGCGGAGAAGCTGCAGCTGAGCGGGTTTGACGCGCAGTGGGCGCCGGTGCTGACCGACTGGCTGGGCGGCGTGCTGAAGACCCGCCTGCCGGGGCCGGATATCGCGCTCAATCAGCTTGCGGCGCGGGATAAACAGGTGGAGATGGCGTTTTACCTGCCCATCGCCCAGCTGCTGACGGCGGAGCGCCTTGACGCGCTTATCCGCCAGTACGATCCCCTTTCCGCCGACACGCCGCCGCTGGATTTCCGCCAGGTGCGCGGCATGCTGAAGGGCTTTATCGATCTGGTCTTCCGCCACGAAGGCCGCTATTACCTGCTGGATTACAAATCCAACTGGCTGGGGGAAGATCGCGAGGCCTATACCCGGCCGGCGATGGAGCAGGCGATGCGTGCCCACCGCTACGATCTACAGTATCAGCTGTATAGCCTGGCGCTGCACCGCTATCTGCGCCACCGGCTGGCCGATTATGACTATGACCGCCACTTCGGCGGCGTGATTTATCTTTTCCTGCGCGGCATGGACGGGCAGGAGGGGGGGCAGGGGATCTTCACCACCCGGCCGGTGAGACCGCTGATTGACGGTCTGGATCAGCTTTTTGCCGGAGAAACTCAGGAGGAGGCCTCATGACTTTCGAACAACTACTGCTGGCGGCGGTGGAGCAGCATCTGCTGCGGCCATTGGACGTCCAGTTTGCCCTGATGGTGGCGCAAAACGACCCGCCAGCGGTTAAGCTGGCGGCGGCCTTGCTGAGCCGCGATGCCGGCGAGGGGCACGTCTGCCTGCCGCTCTCGCGGTTGAGCGGTGACGAGGCGCTGAGCGGTAAAGCGGGGGAGATCCGCGATCGGTTGCTGGCCGAAGCTGGCGCGCCGGAGGACTGGCCCGGGCTACTGCTCGCTTCGTCGGCGGTGAGCTGCGGCGATGCTCCGGCGCCGATGATTTTGTGCGGCGACCGGCTCTATCTGAACCGGATGTGGCGCAACGAGCTGACCGTCGCCCGCTTCTTCAATGAAGCCAACCGGGTGCTGGAGATGGATGAAGCCCGGCTGGCGTCAACCCTGAATGCCCTGTTCCCTGCCACCGGCGAAACCGACTGGCAAAAAGTGGCCGCGGCGGTGGCGCTGACCCGCCGTATCTCGGTGATCTCCGGCGGTCCCGGGACCGGGAAGACCACCACCGTGGCTAAGCTTCTGGCGGCACTGATTCAGATCGAAGACAGCCCGCGCTGTCGTATTCGCCTGGCGGCACCGACGGGGAAAGCGGCGGCGCGCCTGACCGAATCGCTGGGCGCGGCATTAAGAAAGCTGCCGCTAACCGACGCGCAGAAAGCGTTAATACCCACCGAGGCCAGCACGCTGCATCGTCTGCTGGGCGCCCAGCCCGGCAGCCAGCGGATG is a genomic window containing:
- the ptrA gene encoding pitrilysin — protein: MPRSLWFKVFVVLAALWAPFSQADTGWQPIQETIRKSEKDTRQYQAIRLDNDMVVLLVSDPQAVKSLSALVVPVGSLQDPADHQGLAHFLEHMTLMGSQKYPQPDSLAEFLKLHGGSHNASTAPYRTAFYLEVENDALDGAVDRLADAIAAPLLDKKYADRERNAVNAELTMARTRDGMRMAQVSAETINPAHPAAHFSGGNLETLSDKPGSPVLDALHTFRDSWYSANLMKAVIYSNKPLPALARMAADTFGRVPNRQISRPEITVPVVTDAQKGIIIHYVPAMPRKVLRVEFRIDNNSDRFRSKTDELVTYLIGNRSPGTLSDWLQKQGLAEGIRADSDPVVNGNSGVLAISATLTDKGLAHRDEVTAAIFSYLNLLRTQGIDKRYFDELAHVLALDFRYPSINRDMDYVEWLADTMIRVPVEHALDVVNIADQYDPQAIKDRLAMMTPQNARIWYISPQEPHNKTAYFVDAPYQVDKISEQTFADWQQKSQAIKLQLPVLNPYIPDDFTLIKSDKAWPHPQLILDEPTLRVVYAPSQYFASEPKADISLVLRNPQAMDSARRQVMFALNDYLAGIALDQLSNQAAVGGISFSTGANNGLMVNANGYTQHLPALFSDLLQGYFSYTPTEEQLEQAKSWYAQMMDSAEKGKAYDQAIMPIQMVSQVPYFQREVRRALLPSITLKEVLDYRANLKTKGRPELMVIGNMTADAATTLARQIQQQLGADGNEWCRNKDVVVNRQQLAIFNKAGNSTDSALAAVFAPPNVDEFSSTAASTLLGQIIQPWFYNQLRTEEQLGYAVFAFPMNVGRQWGMGFLLQSSDKQPAFLWQRFQAFFPTAEAKLRAMKPEEFAQLQQAVISQMLQAPQTLGDEASKLSKDFDRGNMRFDSRDKVVAQIKLLTPQKLADFFHQTVVDPQGMTILSQISGSQNGKADYAQPKGGKVWENVSALQQSLPLMRENE
- the recB gene encoding exodeoxyribonuclease V subunit beta, which produces MTDTAESLDPLRLPLIGERLIEASAGTGKTFTIAALYLRLLLGLGGEAAYPRAISVEELLVVTFTEAATEELRGRIRSNIHELRIACLRGESDNPLYSALLAEIADKDDAAKTLLLAERQMDEAAVFTIHGFCQRMLSLNAFESGMLFEQQLIEDESRLRYQACADFWRRHCYPLTRDIAAVIHDVWKGPRDLLKSLDRWLQGEAPQLKSPPAPNETLAERHQQIIARIDSLKQQWREQVGEIESVLENSGLDRRKFNRGNQGKWMERVNAWAQEETLSYQLPDALEKFAQSFLLERTKAGGEPPVHPLFSAVESLLASSLTLTDLVLARAMVEIRDAVAREKRRRGELGFDDMLSRLDEALRGDSGEALASAIRQRFPVAMIDEFQDTDPQQYRIFRRIWRQQPETALLLIGDPKQAIYAFRGADIFTYMKARGDVAAHYTLDTNWRSSPGMVGSVNRLFSLSDNPFMFREIPFLPVKAAAKNQGLRFTVDAADVPAMNVWLMPGDTVGSGDYQTFMAQLCATQIRDWLSAGQQGRALLWRGETSRPVQASDITVLVRNRLEAAQVREALQTLGIPSVYLSNRDSVFETLEAQELLWLLQAVLAPERENTLRSALATSMFGLTALDIENLNQDEQAWDALVEEFSEYRQIWRQLGVMPMLRALMTARHIAENLLATRGGERRLTDILHISELLQEAASQLESEHALVRWLAQHIAEPDSNAASQQMRLESDKHLVQIVTIHKSKGLEYPLVWLPFIARFRKQDQAFYHDRETFAAVLDLGQDEASLELAEAERLAEDLRLLYVALTRAVWHCSLGVAPLSSRKSGNSDFHLSALGRLLQAGEAMDAAGLTAQLADFCHGDIALQRPGELDLTPWQAPAATIPPLSARELQRRIADDWRVTSYSGLQQHGFSGGQDLLPRLDVDAAGVGEVVEEPQLTPHQFPRGAAPGTFLHSLFEELDFTQPVPDGWMAEKLQLSGFDAQWAPVLTDWLGGVLKTRLPGPDIALNQLAARDKQVEMAFYLPIAQLLTAERLDALIRQYDPLSADTPPLDFRQVRGMLKGFIDLVFRHEGRYYLLDYKSNWLGEDREAYTRPAMEQAMRAHRYDLQYQLYSLALHRYLRHRLADYDYDRHFGGVIYLFLRGMDGQEGGQGIFTTRPVRPLIDGLDQLFAGETQEEAS